The Snodgrassella alvi wkB2 genome window below encodes:
- a CDS encoding YebC/PmpR family DNA-binding transcriptional regulator, producing the protein MAGHSKWANIQHRKGRQDAKRGKIFTRLIKEITIAARLGGGDPNANPRLRLAMDKATDANMPKDNIQRAIDKGTGNLEGVEYVELRYEGYGIGGAAVMVDCLTDNKTRTVADVRHAFTKHGGNLGTDGSVAFQFVHQGYLLFSPEVDEDTLMEAALEAGAEDVIVQEDGSKEVITEPYQYSSVKEALEAAGLHAADGEVTMRAVNETVLQGAEAEKMQRLLDALEDLDDVQNVYTTAVLETE; encoded by the coding sequence ATGGCAGGACATAGTAAGTGGGCCAATATCCAGCATCGTAAAGGTCGTCAGGATGCCAAACGCGGCAAAATCTTCACCCGCCTGATTAAAGAAATTACCATTGCTGCCCGTCTGGGCGGTGGCGATCCCAATGCCAATCCACGCCTGCGTCTGGCAATGGATAAAGCCACTGATGCCAACATGCCCAAAGATAATATTCAGCGGGCAATAGATAAAGGTACAGGTAATCTTGAAGGTGTCGAATATGTAGAACTGCGTTACGAAGGTTATGGCATTGGCGGAGCAGCAGTAATGGTAGACTGTTTGACCGACAATAAAACCCGTACCGTAGCCGATGTACGTCATGCCTTCACCAAACATGGCGGCAATCTTGGTACAGACGGCTCAGTAGCCTTTCAGTTCGTTCATCAGGGCTATTTACTCTTCAGCCCGGAAGTGGATGAAGATACTCTGATGGAGGCTGCTCTCGAAGCAGGTGCTGAAGACGTTATCGTACAGGAAGATGGTTCTAAGGAAGTCATCACCGAACCCTATCAGTACAGCAGTGTTAAAGAAGCACTGGAAGCAGCGGGTTTGCACGCGGCCGATGGCGAAGTAACCATGCGTGCAGTTAATGAAACCGTTCTGCAAGGAGCAGAAGCTGAAAAAATGCAGCGTTTACTAGACGCACTTGAAGATCTTGATGATGTTCAGAACGTTTATACTACAGCCGTACTGGAAACTGAGTAA
- a CDS encoding VanZ family protein has product MNKWLFLAVIWFLASLYFLFFKASGNPVPIPQFDKICHFGLFFGQFWFLSKSCFSAGITIPLRLLIITAIIWAASSEIIQALFTKREGDIMDAMADLIGATLALWLARQIQTARRNISREKY; this is encoded by the coding sequence ATGAATAAATGGCTGTTCCTTGCCGTCATCTGGTTTCTGGCCAGCCTGTATTTTTTATTCTTCAAAGCAAGCGGTAATCCGGTACCTATTCCGCAATTTGATAAAATCTGTCACTTTGGCTTATTTTTCGGCCAATTCTGGTTCCTGTCCAAATCCTGCTTCAGTGCCGGCATCACAATTCCGCTACGCCTGTTAATTATAACTGCCATTATCTGGGCTGCTTCCAGCGAAATCATTCAGGCGCTGTTCACTAAACGTGAGGGCGATATAATGGATGCAATGGCCGATCTCATCGGTGCCACACTGGCACTATGGCTGGCTCGTCAAATACAAACAGCTCGCCGCAACATCAGCAGGGAGAAATATTAA